The stretch of DNA TTGGAAATACTGCTTTTTTAGGATTTCCAATGGTTTTAGGTGTTTTTGGCCAATCAGGTCTTTTAAGAGCAATTTTTTATGATATGGGTACTCTAATATTGTTCCTTTCTTTAAGCATAATATTGATTGCTAATTTTGGAGGTAATATTAAGGATGTGTTTAAAAGAATTCTAGGTTTTCCAGTTTTATGGGCGTTTATTTTGGGAATTACTTTTAATCTTTTAAATATTCCTATTGGAAATATACCTGCTAGTATAATTGGATATTTATCTGCAGCGGCTATTCCAATAATAATGATTTCATTAGGCCTTTCTCTCCAATTTAAAGGTCTTAAGAATAATTTGAAAATAGCTGGATTGGATGTCATTGTTAAACTTGTAATTGCTCCTATTATTGCTTTAACTATTGTGACTTTGTTAGGTTTGTCTAATATGGAATTTACAATAGCCATTGTGGAAGCTGGAATGCCATCTGGAATGTTGACAATGGTTTTGGCAGTTACTTACAATTTAGATTTTGGTATTTCTGCTGATTGTTCAGTTGTTACTACTGTTTTTAGTTTGATTACTTTACCTATCTTAATTGGGATTTTGCCTTTTATTACTGGCACTATATAAAATTATATTTTGTTTTAAAAGTTTACATAATTTTCTTTTTTTTTTAAAAAAATTTTCTCTTTTTTAATTTTTTATAATTATAATTAAAAGACTTTTTAACCATTTTTCACCGCTTCTAATTCCTTTTAATATTTTTTAGTTCTTTTCAATGGCTTAATTATTATTTTATTCTTTTTAATCCTTTTTTTATTTATTCTAATCAATTTAATTCAAATTCTTTTTATCATATATAAACTTTACTCAATAATAAAAATAGAAACCTTTATTTATTTAAATGGCATACATAACACTATCTAAGATTTTATAAATATTAATAAATTGAAATTATAAAAAATTAATTAATGATAAATTAGTCAATAATTTAAATATTAGTTAATAATTTTATTTAATAATTTAAAATATTTAGTATTAAACAATATTCTTTAAATTTAGTATAATTAATTATTGAAAAATTGATTATTAAAGGTTATTTAGGGCATTATAAAATATTAGATATCATCAACTTGTACAAGGTGATTATAAATGGCAGAAGAGAAGAGAGATATAGAAAATGAAGAGCCACGTATTGGAGTATATGTTTGCCACTGTGGTGTAAACATTGGTGGGGTCGTCGACGTCCCAGCAGTTGCCGAATATGCAAAAACACTCCCTAATGTGGTTATTGCAAAGGATTATAAATATTATTGTTCTGACCCAGGACAACAAGTAATTCAAGATGATATTAAAGAACATAATCTTAACAGAGTAGTTGTAGCTGCATGTTCTCCTAGGCTCCACGAACCTACATTTAGAAGATGTATTAGAGAAGCTGGATTAAACCAATTCTTGTTTGAGTTTGCTAACTTAAGAGAGCATGATTCTTGGGTACACATGGGTGAACCAGAAGCTGCTACTGAAAAAGCAAAAGATTTAACAAGAATGGCTGTAGCTAAAGCTAGACTTTTAGAACCTTTAGAAGCTTCTGTTGTGTCTGTGGATAATAAAGCTATGGTTATCGGTGGAGGAGTAGCTGGTATTCAATCTGCTCTTGATTTAGCTGATATGGGATTCCAAACTTATATGGTTGAAAAACAACCTACCATCGGTGGAAGAATGGGACAACTTGATAAAACTTTCCCAACACTTGATTGTTCAATGTGTATTCTTGCTCCTAAGATGGTGGATGTTGGTAAACACGAAAACATCGAACTTTTAACTTACTCTGAAGTAAGAGAAGTAGATGGTTATATTGGTAACTTTAAAGTAAAAGTTGAAAGAAAACCAAGATATATTGATGAAGAGCTTTGTGTCGGCTGTGGATCTTGTGTAGAAGTTTGTCCAATTGAAATGCCTAATTACTTCGATGAAGGTATTGGTATGGTCAAAGCTGCATTTATTCCATTCCCTCAAGCAGTACCTTTATGTGCTACTATCGACAAGGATTACTGTATTGAATGTAAACTCTGTGATCAAATATGTGAACGTGGAGCAGTTAAACATGACCAAGAATCTGAATTTATTGATTTAGAAGTAGGAACTATTATTGTAGCTACTGGTTATGATCCTTATGATCCTACAGAAAAACTTGAATATGGTTATGGTGCTCATACTAATGTAATTACTGCTATGGAAATTGAAAGGATGATTAATGCATCTGGTCCTACTGAAGGACATGTTATTAAACCATCTGATCATGAATCTCCAAAACGTGTTGCATTTATCCATTGTGTTGGTTCAAGAGATGATAAGATTGGTAAACCATATTGTTCAAGAGTATGTTGTATGTACTCTATGAAAAATGCTCAATTGATTATAGATCACGAACCAGATACTGATGTAACTCTTTATTACATGGATATCAGAGCTTTCGGTAAAGGATTTGAAGAGTTCTATAAAAACTCTCAAGAAAAATATGGTATTAAGTTCTTAAGAGGACGTCCTTCTGAAATTATCGAAAATGATGATTTAACTTTAACTGTAAGAGGGGAAGATACATTACTTAACACAGTAACTGAATATGATTATGATTTAGTTGTTTTAAGTGTTGGTCTTATACCTCCTGAAGGAGCAGAAGAGTTAAGACAAACTATTGGTTTATCTAAGAGTGGAGACGGTTTCTTAATGGAAGCTCACCCAAAACTCAGACCTGTTGATACTTTAACAGATGGTGTTTACTTAGCTGGTGTTTCACAAGGTCCTAAGGATATTCCTGATGCAGTTGCACAAGGTTCTGGTGCAGCAGCACGTGCAGCGATCCCTATGGTTAAAGGTGAAGTGGAAATTGAACCTATTATTGCTACTACTGATGTAGATGTCTGTGGAGCATGTGAAGTTTGTGTTGAACTTTGTCCATATGGTGCAGTAGCTATTGAAGATGATCAAGCAACTGTTAATGTTGCACTATGTAAAGGATGCGGTACTTGTGTAGCTGCATGTCCATCTGGAGCTATGGATCAAAATCATTTCAAAACTGACCAAATCATGGCACAAATTGAAGCTGCTCTTGAAGATGGTAAATAAACCTGGAGATTTATTCTCCATTTTTTATTTTTTTATTTATTTTTAAAATATTCAATTAAGAATTTATTTGTTTTTACTTTGTTTTTTTTTAGCTGTATTTGGCTATATTTAGCTATTTTTAACTATACTTAGTTATATCTAATTATATTTAACTTTTTTTAACTTTTTCAATTTTTTCAATTTTTTTATTTTATTTGTTTTTTATAATTTGACCTTATTTTTGAAATTTTTAAAACTATAAATAATTAGAAAATAATATAGAATAATTGTAATATGAAAATGTTATATTTATAAAAATCTTAACTAAAATATTTTGATATATCTTAATATTATAATATTTTAATATAAATAAAATATCTTAATATGATATATCTTAAAATTTATAAAATTATCATTTTGATAAATTACTAGTAAGTTTTATTATTAAATTTTTTATTATTAAATATAATTTCAAGAAGTATTAATTTTTAATATTCGTTATATAGGTGTATAAATGTTTGAAAATGAAAGTAATGTTACTGAAATTCAAAAATTGATGAAAGACCACAATGATTGGATGAAAAATAGTATAAATCTCATTGCTAGTGAAAATATAACTAGCTCTCAAGTACAATCTGCAATGGCTTCAGATCTTTCTCATAGGTATGCTGAAGGTAAATGTGGTGAAAGACTTTATGAAGGTTGTAAATACATTGATGATATTGAATCAATTACTATACGTCTTTCAAAAGAACTTTATAAAGCAGAACATGTAAACGTTCAACCAACATCTGGTGTTGTAGCTAATCTTGCAGCATTTTTTACTTTTTCAAAGCCAGGAGATTCTATAATGGCTCTCGAAGTTCCCGTAGGTGGACATATTAGTCATGCAAATGTAAGTGCTGCTGGTATAAGAGGTCTTAAAGTACATCAACATCCCTTTGATGAAAAATCCATGACTATTGATGTTGATGCAATGAATAAAAAGATTCTTGAAATAAAGCCTAAAATAATTCTTTTCGGTGGTAGCTTATTCCTTTTCCCTCATCCTGTTAAAGAAGCATACGAAGCTGCTCAAGAAGTTGGAGCTAAAATTATGTATGATGGTGCTCATGTTTTAGGTCTTATTGCTGGTGGAAAATTCCAAGATCCTCTTCGTGAAGGTGCTGATGTTTTGATGGGTAGTACTCATAAGACATTTCCTGGAACTCAAGGAGGTATTATTTTAACTAAAGAAGAATATGCTAAAAAAATTGATGAGGCAGTTTTCCCTGGTGTTGTTAGTAATCATCATCTTCATCATGTAGCTGGACTTGGAATAGCAACAGCTGAAATGCTTGAATTTGGCGAAGATTATGCTAGTCAAACTATTAAAAATGCTAAAGCTTTAGCTCAAGCTTTAAATGAATATGGTTTTAATGTTCTTTGTGAAGATCAAGGATTTACAGAATCTCATCAAGTAGGTTTTGATGTTTCTAATATTGGTAGAGCATCTATTTTAGCTAAAGATTTAGAATCTAATAATATTATTTTAAATAAAAATCTCCTTCCATGGGATGATGTTAATAGATCTGATGATCCTTCTGGTATTAGAGTGGGTACTCAAGAGATTACAAGAAGAGGCATGAAAGAATCTCAGATGTCTGATATAGCTGAATTTATAATGAGAGTTTGTATGGATAAAGTTTATGTTAAAGATGAAGTTAGTGAATTTATGAATGATTATACTAAAGTTCATTATGCTTTTGAAGAATCAGAAGCTTATAAATATATTCAATTCTAATTTTGATTTAGAAATAATTTATTATAGGAGTTAAAAATGCGTATTGGATGGGCAATAACTGGAGCTGGACATTTATTAGATGAAAGTGTTGCAGTAATGGAAGAGTTATCTAAGGATAATAAGATAACAGTTTTACTTTCAAATGCTGGAGAAGAAGTTCTAAATATGTACGGCCTCTTTGAAAGAGTTGCTGCTATTACAGGAGGATATTATAAAGAATTAGCTTTAGAAAGCGATCAAAGTTTTAGTTATCCTATTTCTGGACGTTTTTCTCTAGGAAAATATGATCTTTTAATTGTTTCTCCTACCACTTCTAATACTGTTGCTAAAATAGTTCATGGAATTTCTGATACTCTTGTTACAAATTCTGTTGCTCAAGCTGGAAAAGGTGGAGTTAAAACTATTATTATTCCAGTGGACATGGAAGAAGGTGATGTTGAAACAATTCTTCCATCTAAATTAGATCTTGAAAGCTGTGCAGATTGTGATGAGTGTGAAGCAGCTAAATCTTGTCCTCAAGATGCGATAATAGCTAAACAGGAAATTGATTTACTTAAATGTGTTGGATGTGGAGATTGTCAAGATTCATGCTCATTTAATGCTATAAAAGCTGGAAAATTAATAACTATTCATATGAGAGAAATAGACATTGAAAACACTCATAAATTGGTCTTAATGGAAGACATAGATGTTTTAAAACATCCTAATGAAATTGTTGAGTTTATATCTAATATATTATAATATACTTGATATAGGTATTATAGTTAATATATTAGCTAATATAGCTCTATTGTCTAAAAATATAATCAGTATAACTATTATAAACAATACAATTAATTATAACTAATATAATTAATAGAATTATTAGTATATAGGTGTTATCTAAAAATATAATCAATATATTTATTATATAAACTCACAAACAAAATCTAATTTATCCCCAATTTTTATTTTATATTTTTTAATACTTCCTTCTTTTAATTCTAAAATATAATGTGCTTTGTTTTTGGGGTTATAAAACTTCCAGGGTGAAATATGTGCTGTTTCTATAACTTTTTTTTCTTCATTTAAAAAAATGACATCAATATTTATTCGCATAAAGAATGTATGTATTGAAGAATAAATTTTAACATTAGAATTAGCTGTTTTTATAACAAGAATATATTCTAAATCTTTTTTAAACATCAATCCTTGGAATCTAGATAAAAAATCATTTGCAAATTTTATAGGACCTAAAACTATTTTTTCTTGGAGGTTCTTTTTTTCTTTTATTAAAATAGTTTTATTGTTTATCTAAATCACCTTCTATAAATTATCTTTTTATAGACTATTGCATTATTTGTCAATTTTTATATATAATTAATTTTTTATTATTCATCAATTTTATATTATTAATTGATTTTCATATTTAATCAACTTTCATATTATTAATTAACTTTTACTTTCCTATTATTAATTAAATTTTATATTACTAATCAATTTTTATACTATTCATAAATTTTTAATTAATATTTTCATTTTTCATTAATATTAAAAAATTTATAAAAGCTTTTAAGTATTGAAGTTAAATTAATTATTTACATGATATTATAATATTATATTTTATTATCTATCACATACTAAATCCTGTTATGTTATATATCTCATTATATTCTATATTTTATTATTAATTTTTATATTATTAATACTTATAATACTAACATTTATTTATTATCTTATCAAAAAGATAATATGGAAAGTTAAATTATATCTATATATACTATTTAAACTATTAAATCTTAAAATTTAAATCTTAAGGTTAATACTAAAATTAATACTAAAATTAAAAAATAGATTGATCTTTAATACTTTACTAAAATCTTATGTGAGGGTTTTTATGAGAAATATCATTGTTGAAAAGCTCAACCAAACACCAATAGAAAAATTAGACATTGAAATTGTAGAAAGGAAAGGAATTGGTCATCCTGACAGTATTAGTGATGGAATTGCAGAGTCTGTAAGTCGAGCTCTTTGTAAACTTTATATGGATGAATTTGGAGGAGTACTCCACCATAATACTGATGAAGTTCAAATAACTGCTGGTGAATCGAATCCTATTTTTGGTGGAGGAGATATAATTAAACCTATTGATTTCCTTCTTACAGGTCGTGGAGTTTCTGAATATGAAGGTAAAAAGTTACCAGTTGATGTTGTAGCTATTGATGCTGCTAAAGCTTATTTAGATGAATATATTCCTAATCTTGAAGTAGAATCTCATGCTGTAGTTGAATGTAAAATAGGACATGGTTCAGGAGACCTTGTCGATGTGTTTAAACGAGATGGTGCACCTTCTTCTAATGATACTTCTTTTGGTGTAGGTTATGCTCCATTTTCAGAAGTTGAAACTATAGTCTTAGCTATTGAAGAATTATTAAATTCTAAAGCTTTTACAAAGAAAAATCCTGCTGTTGGTGAAGATATTAAAGTTATGGGCCTTCGTGATAATGATAAAATTACTTTGACTATTGCATGTGCTATGGTCTCAAAATATGTTGCTGACCGTGAAGAATATATATCTGTCCGTGAAGGCTTGAAAGATGTAGCTTTTGATATAGCTAGCCAAGTTACAGATAGGGAGATTGAAGTATTTGTAAATACTGCTGATAATGATAATGCTAAGGGTGAAGAAGGTTATTATTTAACAGTTACTGGAACTTCTGCTGAAATGGGTGATGATGGTTCTGTTGGTAGAGGTAATAGGGCTAATGGTCTTATAACTCCTAATAGACCAATGTCTATGGAAGCAACTTCTGGTAAAAATCCTATAAATCATGTTGGTAAAATTTATAATATTTTATCTAATGAAATGGCTAATGATATAGCTAACCATGTTGAAGGAATAAAACAGATTAATATAATGATTTTAAGTCAAATTGGCAAACCTATTGATCAACCTAAGGCTGCAACTTCTCAAATAATTCTTGAAGATGGATATAAAATGGATGATGTTAGTAAAAAAGTTGCTTCTGTCATGGATAGTTGGCTTGAAAATATATCAACTATAACCGAAAACGTTGTAAAAGGCAAAGCAAGAACATTTTAAGAATATTGTTTAATTAAATTGTAGGTTACAAAGATAATCTACCTTTTTATTTTCCATTATTTTAATATTATTAAATCTATTTTTAGTTTTATTTTTACATTTTGTTTAATCACTTAAGCAAGTTTAATCACATAAGCAAATATTAATTATTCCATAATGTTTAATTATTAATTATAAATTTTATTTAATAATCTTATTTAATCATAAAACTTATTTAAATCATATAGCTTATTTAGCTTAAGTTTATTTAACTAATAAATCTTATTTAAATTATATAGTTTATTTAATTATATAGCTTATTTAAATCATAAGTTTATTTAACTCATTATTATAAGGAGAATTCTAATGCCAATAAAAGAGGCAGAAAAATCATATGAACATAAAAAAATAGAAAAAGAAGTCCAAGAGGAATGGATTAAAAATCAAGTTTATTCTAAAACAAACCAATTAAGGGAAGAAGGTCCAAAATATTCCTTTTTAGATGGTCCTCCTTATTGTAGTGGTAAAATACACCTTGGAACAGCTTGGAATAAAATTATTAAGGATACTTATCTTCGATTTAAGTCAATGAAAGGCTATTCATTAAGAAGACAGGCTGGCTGGGATACTCATGGTCTTCCTATTGAACATAAGGTGGAACAGTTACTTAATATCAAGAATAAACAACAGATTGAAGAAGATATTGGAATAGCTAATTTTGTTTCAAAATGTAAGGAATTTGCATTGAAAAATAAAGATGCAATGACAAGTCAATTTGAAGATCTTGGAGTATGGATGGATTGGGATAATCCTTATGTGACTTTTGATCCAAAGTACATGGAATCTTGCTGGTGGACTCTTAAAAAAGCACATGAAAAAGATCTTCTTTTAAAAGATAAAAGAGTTATTAGTTGGTGTCCAAGATGTGAAACAGCATTAGCTGCTGCTGAAATAGACTATGAAGATAAAATTGACCCTTCAATATATGTTAAATTCCCATCAACAGAACCCATATTAGACAAAAAAAGTAATCCTGATGCATTAAAAGAGTATTTTTTAGTTTGGACTACTACTCCTTGGACACTTCCAGCTAATTTGGCTATTTGTATGAATCCTGATTTTGATTATTCATTTGTTAAATTTTTCAATGAGATAAAAAGCGATAAAATATCAAACGATTTAATATTAAATAATGAAGGAATATTAATTTTAGCTAGTGATTTAGTTGAAACAATATTTGGTCCAGCTGTAAAAATAACAAATATTAAAAAAGATACTGGTGAAGTAGACGAAAATGGAAAACCTATTAAAGAAGTTGAAGAAATTAGAGAACCTATATATGAAGTTATAAAAATCGTTAAAGGTTCTGATTTAGAAGGTTTATCTTATGTATATCCTCTTTTAGATGAAATTCCCGAACAAAAGAAATTTGATGAAGATAATGAAGATAAATATTCATCTAATGTTCACACAATTTTACCAGGAGACCATGTAGAGCTTGGAGAAGGAACTGGACTCGTTCATACTGCTCCAGGTCATGGACCTGACGATTTTGAAATAGGAAAACAGTTTAATCTTCCAATATTTTGTCCAGTTGATGAAGAAGGGAATTTCACTCAATTTGGAGGCAAATATTCTGGAGAATTTGTTAAAGGTGCAAATCCAAATATTATCAATGATTTAAAGATGAAAAATCTTTTATTTAAGGAAGAAACAATAGAACATAGATATGGAACTTGTTGGAGATGTAAAACTCCAATTATCTATTTAGCTACAGAGCAATGGTTTCTAAAAATAACCGAAATTAAAGACAAAATGCTATCTGAAATTGAAAAAGTTGAATGGATTCCTAAATGGGCAGGTGAAGGAAGATTCCATGATTGGGTTGATAATGCAAAAGATTGGACAATTTCAAGACAAAGATATTGGGGAATTCCTATTCCTGTTTGGGTATGTGAAGATTGTGGAAATATAAAGGTTATTGGATCTGTAAAAGAATTAAAAGATAATTCTATCAATGAAATTAAAGCTAATGATGAAGATTTAGTTCATAGGCCTTATGTTGATGAAATAATTATTAAATGTGATTCACTTGGGTGTGATTGTAATAGCAATGATAAAGTGGAGTCTGATGATCTAAATAATATATGTAATGGTGATATGAAACGTATTCCTGATGTATTAGATGTTTGGATTGATTCAGGAGTAGCTGGATGGGCATCTCTTTATTATCCTCAAAAAAAGGACATGTTTGATGAATGGTTCCCATATGACTTTATAACTGAAGGGCACGACCAAACAAGAGGTTGGTTCTATTCACAACTTGGTACTAGTGTTATTGCATTTGATCAAGTACCTTATAAAAAAGTTTTAATGCATGGCTTTGTCCTTGATGAAATGGGCAAGAAAATGAGTAAATCTCTTGGAAATGTTGTTCAACCTGAAGATGTTATTGAAGATTATGGTGCAGATGTTTTAAGATTCTATCTTTTATGGGCAAGTAAGCCTTGGGATGATCTCAAATTCGTTTGGGACGAGCTTAATAATATAAAAAAGATGTTTAATATTCTTTGGAATGTTTATGTTTTTTCAACAACTTATATGTCTCTTGATAATTTTAATCCAGAAAAGTGTGATTTAAATGATGAAAATAGTGTTGTTCTTCGAGATGAAGATAAATGGATTATTTCTAAAGCTAATTCATTATTAAGGGATGTTGAAGAGGATTTAGGCAATGCATTTTTCCATCAAGCTACAAGAAAGATTAACAGTTTTATATTGGAAGATCTTAGTCGTTGGTATGTAAGACTTATAAGAGGTAGAACTTGGGTTGAAAAAGATGATCCTGATAAGTTAGGTGCATATTATGGGCTATATACTGCAATTGAACTTTTAATTAAAGTTTTAGCTCCAATAGCTCCTCATATATCTGAAAAAATTTATGAAAATTTAGTTAAAGGTACTAAATCTGATGGGAAGCTAAGTATTCATATGGAAGATTGGGATTATGATGAAAATCTAATTGATGTTGATCTTGAAAATCAAATGGACATTGTAAGAGAAATTATTGAAGCTAGTGCAAGAGCACGAGATGTAGCTAAATATAAATTAAGATGGCCTGTAAGTGATATCACGGTTGTTTC from Methanobrevibacter arboriphilus JCM 13429 = DSM 1125 encodes:
- a CDS encoding AEC family transporter: MSEVMSTIIVILFLIFLGYFLKRINLLNIKDIEVLNKLVINVAMPCLIFSSLYSANLSNITTLAVMPTISITVGAISGLIVYIILRKKNLPEKKLWGAIVPVVIGNTAFLGFPMVLGVFGQSGLLRAIFYDMGTLILFLSLSIILIANFGGNIKDVFKRILGFPVLWAFILGITFNLLNIPIGNIPASIIGYLSAAAIPIIMISLGLSLQFKGLKNNLKIAGLDVIVKLVIAPIIALTIVTLLGLSNMEFTIAIVEAGMPSGMLTMVLAVTYNLDFGISADCSVVTTVFSLITLPILIGILPFITGTI
- a CDS encoding CoB--CoM heterodisulfide reductase iron-sulfur subunit A family protein, with the protein product MAEEKRDIENEEPRIGVYVCHCGVNIGGVVDVPAVAEYAKTLPNVVIAKDYKYYCSDPGQQVIQDDIKEHNLNRVVVAACSPRLHEPTFRRCIREAGLNQFLFEFANLREHDSWVHMGEPEAATEKAKDLTRMAVAKARLLEPLEASVVSVDNKAMVIGGGVAGIQSALDLADMGFQTYMVEKQPTIGGRMGQLDKTFPTLDCSMCILAPKMVDVGKHENIELLTYSEVREVDGYIGNFKVKVERKPRYIDEELCVGCGSCVEVCPIEMPNYFDEGIGMVKAAFIPFPQAVPLCATIDKDYCIECKLCDQICERGAVKHDQESEFIDLEVGTIIVATGYDPYDPTEKLEYGYGAHTNVITAMEIERMINASGPTEGHVIKPSDHESPKRVAFIHCVGSRDDKIGKPYCSRVCCMYSMKNAQLIIDHEPDTDVTLYYMDIRAFGKGFEEFYKNSQEKYGIKFLRGRPSEIIENDDLTLTVRGEDTLLNTVTEYDYDLVVLSVGLIPPEGAEELRQTIGLSKSGDGFLMEAHPKLRPVDTLTDGVYLAGVSQGPKDIPDAVAQGSGAAARAAIPMVKGEVEIEPIIATTDVDVCGACEVCVELCPYGAVAIEDDQATVNVALCKGCGTCVAACPSGAMDQNHFKTDQIMAQIEAALEDGK
- the glyA gene encoding serine hydroxymethyltransferase; the encoded protein is MFENESNVTEIQKLMKDHNDWMKNSINLIASENITSSQVQSAMASDLSHRYAEGKCGERLYEGCKYIDDIESITIRLSKELYKAEHVNVQPTSGVVANLAAFFTFSKPGDSIMALEVPVGGHISHANVSAAGIRGLKVHQHPFDEKSMTIDVDAMNKKILEIKPKIILFGGSLFLFPHPVKEAYEAAQEVGAKIMYDGAHVLGLIAGGKFQDPLREGADVLMGSTHKTFPGTQGGIILTKEEYAKKIDEAVFPGVVSNHHLHHVAGLGIATAEMLEFGEDYASQTIKNAKALAQALNEYGFNVLCEDQGFTESHQVGFDVSNIGRASILAKDLESNNIILNKNLLPWDDVNRSDDPSGIRVGTQEITRRGMKESQMSDIAEFIMRVCMDKVYVKDEVSEFMNDYTKVHYAFEESEAYKYIQF
- a CDS encoding dihydromethanopterin reductase (acceptor), with the translated sequence MRIGWAITGAGHLLDESVAVMEELSKDNKITVLLSNAGEEVLNMYGLFERVAAITGGYYKELALESDQSFSYPISGRFSLGKYDLLIVSPTTSNTVAKIVHGISDTLVTNSVAQAGKGGVKTIIIPVDMEEGDVETILPSKLDLESCADCDECEAAKSCPQDAIIAKQEIDLLKCVGCGDCQDSCSFNAIKAGKLITIHMREIDIENTHKLVLMEDIDVLKHPNEIVEFISNIL
- a CDS encoding DUF192 domain-containing protein, which gives rise to MNNKTILIKEKKNLQEKIVLGPIKFANDFLSRFQGLMFKKDLEYILVIKTANSNVKIYSSIHTFFMRINIDVIFLNEEKKVIETAHISPWKFYNPKNKAHYILELKEGSIKKYKIKIGDKLDFVCEFI
- a CDS encoding methionine adenosyltransferase — its product is MRNIIVEKLNQTPIEKLDIEIVERKGIGHPDSISDGIAESVSRALCKLYMDEFGGVLHHNTDEVQITAGESNPIFGGGDIIKPIDFLLTGRGVSEYEGKKLPVDVVAIDAAKAYLDEYIPNLEVESHAVVECKIGHGSGDLVDVFKRDGAPSSNDTSFGVGYAPFSEVETIVLAIEELLNSKAFTKKNPAVGEDIKVMGLRDNDKITLTIACAMVSKYVADREEYISVREGLKDVAFDIASQVTDREIEVFVNTADNDNAKGEEGYYLTVTGTSAEMGDDGSVGRGNRANGLITPNRPMSMEATSGKNPINHVGKIYNILSNEMANDIANHVEGIKQINIMILSQIGKPIDQPKAATSQIILEDGYKMDDVSKKVASVMDSWLENISTITENVVKGKARTF
- the ileS gene encoding isoleucine--tRNA ligase; translated protein: MPIKEAEKSYEHKKIEKEVQEEWIKNQVYSKTNQLREEGPKYSFLDGPPYCSGKIHLGTAWNKIIKDTYLRFKSMKGYSLRRQAGWDTHGLPIEHKVEQLLNIKNKQQIEEDIGIANFVSKCKEFALKNKDAMTSQFEDLGVWMDWDNPYVTFDPKYMESCWWTLKKAHEKDLLLKDKRVISWCPRCETALAAAEIDYEDKIDPSIYVKFPSTEPILDKKSNPDALKEYFLVWTTTPWTLPANLAICMNPDFDYSFVKFFNEIKSDKISNDLILNNEGILILASDLVETIFGPAVKITNIKKDTGEVDENGKPIKEVEEIREPIYEVIKIVKGSDLEGLSYVYPLLDEIPEQKKFDEDNEDKYSSNVHTILPGDHVELGEGTGLVHTAPGHGPDDFEIGKQFNLPIFCPVDEEGNFTQFGGKYSGEFVKGANPNIINDLKMKNLLFKEETIEHRYGTCWRCKTPIIYLATEQWFLKITEIKDKMLSEIEKVEWIPKWAGEGRFHDWVDNAKDWTISRQRYWGIPIPVWVCEDCGNIKVIGSVKELKDNSINEIKANDEDLVHRPYVDEIIIKCDSLGCDCNSNDKVESDDLNNICNGDMKRIPDVLDVWIDSGVAGWASLYYPQKKDMFDEWFPYDFITEGHDQTRGWFYSQLGTSVIAFDQVPYKKVLMHGFVLDEMGKKMSKSLGNVVQPEDVIEDYGADVLRFYLLWASKPWDDLKFVWDELNNIKKMFNILWNVYVFSTTYMSLDNFNPEKCDLNDENSVVLRDEDKWIISKANSLLRDVEEDLGNAFFHQATRKINSFILEDLSRWYVRLIRGRTWVEKDDPDKLGAYYGLYTAIELLIKVLAPIAPHISEKIYENLVKGTKSDGKLSIHMEDWDYDENLIDVDLENQMDIVREIIEASARARDVAKYKLRWPVSDITVVSDDNFVFEAVNNLKSVIKDQSNTKEVITSKEFENIKYIAKPNLKTLGPRLRQDMGFVKKYLAENDGNEIKSELETSGKINISISNNKKDSNNEKQENIKIIELSVEDVLFDNELPEEIVSSDFDGGNVFVNTQITPEILSEAMARELIRRIQDMRKDMDLDVEANINVAVDADEDFKTTIASQIHFISNEVRANNILFENIHETSINDNDNKDNKYKKQYIKEWKIENENIILKIEV